ATAAGAACCAGGCATGAGAGATCTTAAAACTCTTAGATGTTCATTCATCTGCTTTCTTCTGTTACGTTCAACTGCGATATGCGTCATTCTTTGGCTCTCAACCTCTTCACTTGTCTTTACAGATCTCGGCCTCTTACGTCTGTTTAATTTTGTGGTCACACCACCCATTTCCGTACCACTTGAATTCATCATGATATTTTCATGATTATGAGTATTATTCTCTTCGAGAAAGCCAAGTCGGTCCTTCAACGAACTATTCACGGAAAAAATAATCCgagcttcttcatcttcctcttcggGATCATGAGCTACATGATCATCTCTTACTGGTAGTGGTGGAGTAGCCAACAAAAGATTATTCTGaacatcatcaccaccatcatgAGTCTGCTGATCAAAGGATCTTTCACTCAAAACTGGGAACTTCAGGAAGTAAACAGGGTCAATCAAACCCATATCTTTTCCTGCTCGATCTTCTGCTTCTGGGATACCATCATTAGCATTAGCCGCTGCTGGTTCCATCATTTGTTTTTGATTTAAAGCCAACTTAGGTCCAAAATCAGCGAATTGCATGACTTCAGCAAAGCTCAATCTATCAAGAGAATATCCAGAAGATATCTGCTGTGGTGGTGGTACTAACGGTTGAGTAatattagtattattattaaaCATGTAATCCACAACTTTTCCTTCACCCGTATTTTCTCCATCTACCCGAACGGAAGATTGCTTCATGAGAGTTTGATGATGATTTTCTTGTTGCTGTTTGTGGCGGTGTATGTGGTTTTGGTCTATAGAGTAATCTATCCCTGCGTAGTTGTTATCGTTTAAACCCGCCACAAtcgtctgcaaaaaaaaaaaaaaaaagaggtacgGTAACAGTTATCAAATTAGCTAGTGAAGATTTAATGAACTGAGTAATTGTCTACTATAGAAAGAAtcaagaaaacttacagagtagTTATCTTCTTCCCTTTCCATTCTTATGTATATTGTGATGACAAAAGATTTggtgaatggtgatgatgctctCTACCAGCTGATTAAGACAGAGAGTAAAACGGAACAAGAGTTACATAAAAGACCTGCAGCTCGATCATGCATGCTGGATTattatgattttcttgattaAAACTGTAAGACTGATATGTTGGGGTTATCTTGTTATCTATCAATATATACACAAATATATGTGCCTGAGAGAGAGGGAGGAGGAGCCTTTAGTATTAAATGAGAGgttaaaagagagattaaattcCACCTCACCTCAAATGCACctcctttttattaattttttcacaGGTGAACCACAACGctccttctttcttctttgttttttgtAATTCCCAGTATTTCTTCCTACCTTTTGTAATCACATGTAACCTGTCTAGATCTCTCTTTACAAAGTCAATCCCGGGGTGTAATTTGAAACAAGAACCAGATTTTTTTTACCGGGGAAATAAGGTTCAGACCCTACCCATGGATAACCATATGTTGTCACCTCAACCACATGCCTTTTCCCCATACATCTGTTTAGGAATGTACCAACTATACATTTTGGTgagtgtagaaaatctgatatcaaagatttaatgaaataacacaaaactaaactcaaacaaacttctcttaattgatgtGTATAGACGCATGgcttaacagcctatttatatgattaacaaacttgactctcaagtaaaaagactttcctaaacaaaaacaaactctaacaagaaacttctagacaattcttacgtaaataaactcttaaaaccagtaatacttgcaacccaagtaaacttctaaaaacCGTACCATGGATCAACAACGCTTGTTtatccattcacttcatgtcaactgtaccagttgatccaATTACATTCCGTCAACTCTCATAGTTTATCCATATTATTGTatcaacaacacttgttgatcccttctatcttcttcatagtatcttggtttattcttcaacatcctcccttaaaccaagatactctttgcTAATCATTCCAAGCTTTCCACGTAAGTAAATGAAagtgttagacttcaaagacttggtgaaaatatcagccACTTGCTCTTCACTTTCAACAAACTCAACAGTTATCTCCTTATTGCTTACAAGTTCTCTGATGTAATGATATTTGATATCAATATGCTTACTTCTTCCATGAAGCACTGGATTCTTAGTTAGTGAAATTGTTGACTTAttatcacaaactattgttgttggtgttgtttgttcttgaaacaaTGACTTCAGCATCATTCTTAACCATACAGCCTGTGTAGCACAGTTACTAGCAGTTATATACTCAGCTTCTGTTGTAGATAGTGCAACAACTTGTTGCTTCttagatgaccaagagaaaaaaaccagttcccaactgaaatccataacctgatgtacttcttcttccttctgtatctccagcccaatcactatcagtaAAACCAACCAGTTTTGGATCTTCCGAAACAGTATAGAAGATTCTCATGCTTGTTGTTCCTTTTACATACTTCAGAATAcgttttgcagcttgtaaatgTGATTGTCTAGGAGCTTCCATAAACCTACTAACCAACCCAACTGCATAcatgatatcaggtcttgtagcagTCAAATATCTTAAACATCCAACAAGACCTTTAAAATCTGTTGAATTCACAAGCTCTTCTGATCCATCTTTTGTCAACTTCAGTCTTTCTTCTACTGGTGTTAAAattggattacaattatccatcttgaaacgcttcaaaattccttcagcatacctttgttgattaataaaaattccaCTTTCAGTTTGTTGAACTTCAATACCAACAAAATATGACATCAAACCAAGATCTGTCATCTCAAACTCGTTCACCATATCTTCCCTGAAATCTTTGATCATCTCTGAACTATTTCCAGTAAATATGAGATCATCCACATATAAGCACACTATAATATGACTGCCAAGACCATCATTTTTCAAATACaaagtatgctcatgtggacatcttgtaaaacctttcttgagaaaataagaatctattcttgtataccaagctcttggtgcttgtttcagacCATACAAAGCTTTGTTCAGCTTGTAtacttgatgtagtttttacaagtggtaaatATAGGATTCGATTCTCAGACTATTAATAAAGGTTTagtttttgattaataaaaaaaaatactaagacAAGCTAATTAGAACTGATTTTTGCTATCAAGGAGAGATGagtctagggttttggattccactacttccaatatttgtaaaatcaataattaaaactttgacaTAATACTCCTAATTTACTCAAAACAATCTGAACTCAATatcatgctttggaagatataacgTTATAAGCTCTCTTTTTTTACGACTCTCGTCACTATTCTAGGGATTAATTTTCCtccgcttataaaagatcggcaGCTCAAACTACCCAAAACGGTTTTTACGAGgcatacaaagaagagaaaaattttaGACAATTGTAAGCACAAATATGGAGTAAAATACATCAAAGAATTTAAATACTAAATATTACCCATTAAAAATAGTTTCCTCCAAAACCTTAGAAaagaaatttagctactcatagatcgagaatttgagaaaatttcaataatcattgtattcaaaaagatATAAATAAGCTTACTATGGTTCTGCAGTCGCTAAAGGTTTCTAGCTACGAAAACTGAGCAGTGCAGCTACGGCAGATGGTTGCTAAAGATCTTTCACAACTGAATAGTAAACGATATATGCCTTAGAACGATATTGTTCTGCGACTTTTTCTGCCagactattgttcttcgtgttctaggtTTGCAGCAGCAGATGACTTTCTGAAACTTTGGTTTCTCGATTCCTAAGCAAACTATTATATCCCAGAGTAAACGTCCCCTTCTCAAGACCTCAACATGcctttatatactcgacaggTCCCCTATAACTCAAGAAAATTCCCAAAATATCTCCATCTTCTTTCTTGTCAAGGCACgggatttcttccctgttttatctctatACGTCTTCCAGAACCTTCTGAACTTTCCATACTCCCTGTAGATTAGCTAAGGACTTGACATAGTTAAATTTCAGCGTAATATCTTCTCAAATCTTCCCATTATAACACACAGAGGCCGAGTATTTTTCATGCCCTGTTTTACTGAGAAACCTATGGCAACTTCATTTTCTTACGACTCTGAAAAGATTGTCTTTCTTGTTTTGACAAAACATGCCCGAACCAACTTACTGCCATGATTATCTCCGGTTAAATCTCTCTCCAGAAACACGCAGAAGGCCCGAGAAAAATATCCACCACTGTTTTCTCCAATCCGACGTTGTAGCCCAAGTTAACTGGTTCTGATGGacataccagccctgtttagctcCAAAAGGTCCACCCCAATAAaatctggcgattgaatctcctcCAAAACCTCCCAAaattctaaccctaattttgtctgtgaagaacaatttttcccgccaatttccgtGAGCTTTGATTTATCTTCTGCCgattgtctagccaattctggtcaaaATAAAGACCATTactatagacgcatttatgtgtctaatttgtcctcaatgtttcgtattgttagtacttgttttcgtccttattatggtgttttgtgtgtttgtaggtatttttggaaaataattattgttggaaaattcggctcgaaaagttgcacggagcacccccggaggacatttgttattcagactctcatcattggttaagggggactcaattactaaggggaaacccaggtcacccccaaaaggcagatgttattcgcaccccaggatcggatagggggacaccatcttcaaaaatttgaattttcattttggcgggaaattttcttcttcaactggcagatgtttcgatcgatttttggacgtgattttgtgcgattcaatcgctgaaactttgtggaaagatgtgatataaccATATTAAGC
This genomic stretch from Papaver somniferum cultivar HN1 chromosome 5, ASM357369v1, whole genome shotgun sequence harbors:
- the LOC113283049 gene encoding transcription factor FAMA-like produces the protein MEREEDNYSTIVAGLNDNNYAGIDYSIDQNHIHRHKQQQENHHQTLMKQSSVRVDGENTGEGKVVDYMFNNNTNITQPLVPPPQQISSGYSLDRLSFAEVMQFADFGPKLALNQKQMMEPAAANANDGIPEAEDRAGKDMGLIDPVYFLKFPVLSERSFDQQTHDGGDDVQNNLLLATPPLPVRDDHVAHDPEEEDEEARIIFSVNSSLKDRLGFLEENNTHNHENIMMNSSGTEMGGVTTKLNRRKRPRSVKTSEEVESQRMTHIAVERNRRKQMNEHLRVLRSLMPGSYVQRGDQASIIGGAIEFVRELEQLLQCLESQKRRRLYGDNATTLAPSTTTAQQLPPPMFPQLPLSSNDQINKLATAAIDVEQMGGGQLHEDTAENKSCLADVEVKLLGVDAMVKILSRRRPGQLLKTIAALEDLELDILHTNVTTIEQTVLYSFNVKVVSETRFTAEDIAGSIQQIFNFIHASS